Proteins co-encoded in one Bradyrhizobium sp. 170 genomic window:
- a CDS encoding NADPH-dependent FMN reductase, whose product MTQLSLLGLSGSLRRASNSTAVLRGLQDALGFRAALDIFPLHGIPLYNEDDDAEHAPESVRALRSAIEASDGVIMISPEYNHGMSGVLKNALDWASRPYGVSALKGKPVLTMTASPAFTGGVRAQQQMNETLASIPTRPVFRPQIVIAGVHEKVRDGRLIDEAAIGFAVAGVDDLLEEIRAVRSVRKAA is encoded by the coding sequence ATGACACAACTCTCGCTTCTCGGCCTCTCCGGCAGCCTGCGCCGCGCCTCCAACAGCACCGCGGTGCTTCGCGGTCTTCAGGACGCGCTTGGGTTCCGGGCTGCGCTCGACATTTTCCCGCTGCATGGGATTCCGCTCTACAACGAGGATGATGACGCCGAGCACGCACCTGAATCGGTGCGTGCCTTGCGTTCGGCGATTGAGGCGAGCGATGGCGTGATCATGATCTCACCCGAATACAATCATGGCATGTCGGGCGTGCTGAAGAATGCGCTCGACTGGGCCTCTCGGCCCTACGGTGTGTCGGCGCTGAAAGGTAAGCCGGTGCTGACGATGACGGCCTCGCCCGCCTTCACCGGTGGCGTGCGCGCACAGCAGCAGATGAACGAGACGCTCGCATCGATACCAACACGTCCTGTTTTCCGGCCCCAGATCGTGATCGCCGGCGTGCACGAGAAGGTGCGCGACGGGCGCCTCATCGATGAGGCTGCGATCGGCTTCGCAGTTGCGGGCGTCGATGATCTCCTCGAGGAGATCAGGGCAGTTCGCTCTGTCCGAAAGGCGGCATGA